TGGCATAAAAGCAATAGATGGTTTGCTTACATGTGGTAAAGGACAGAGAATAGGTATTTTTGCTGGTAGTGGCGTAGGAAAAAGTACTCTACTTGGAATGATAGCCAGGAATGCCAAATCTGATATTAATGTAATTGCTTTAATTGGCGAAAGAGGAAGAGAAGTAAATGAGTTTATTGAGAAAGACTTAGGTAAGGATGGTTTAAAAAGATCGATTTTAGTAGTATCAACATCTGATACACCAGCATTGATGAGAGTTAAAGGTGCAATGACTGCTACATCTATTGCAGAATATTTCAGAGACCAAGGGCTTGATGTTTTATTTATGATGGATTCTGTTACAAGATTTGCTATGGCACAAAGAGAAATAGGGTTGTCTATTGGTGAAGCTCCTGTTTCAAGAGGTTATACACCTTCAGTTTTTTCGGTTCTTCCTAAGTTATTAGAAAGAGCGGGCTCTGCAAAAAATGGCTCTATAACAGCTCTCTATACAGTTTTGGTAGACGGTGATGATTTAAATGAACCGATAACAGATGCTGTCAGAGGCATATTAGATGGACATGTAGTTTTGTCAAGAAAACTTGCAAATAAAGGGCAATATCCTGCAATTGATATTTTAGCAAGTATTAGCAGAGTCATGAATGATATTGTATCAGACGAACACAAAAATTTGTCTTCGAAATTTAAAAGTATATTATCAGTTTATGAGGAATCAGAAGATTTAATTAATATAGGTGCTTATGCAAGGGGAAGTAATCCTAAAATAGATGAAGCGATTTCATTACACGACGATATGATAAATTATATAAAACAGAATACAGATGAAAATTATAATTTTGAAGATGAACTTAATATGCTGAAAAATATTTTAAACAGGTGATAATGTGAAAAAATTTAGATATTCATTGGAAACTGTACTTAATATCAAAGAGCAAAAGCAAAAGATGGAAAAAGAAAAATTGGCACTGCTAATTTCAAAATATGAATTGCAAAAAAATAAACTCAATGAAATTCTTATTAAGATAAATGAAACACTTGAGAAAAATGAAATGAATGCTGTGATGGGCATATCTATAATGAATTTAAAACAATTTAATTTATATTTGGAGACATTGTACGAAAAATATAATGAGCAAAATGAAATTTTAAAAGCTTTAGAGGATGAAATCGAGAAAGAAAGACGAAAGCTAAGTGATGTTAGTAAGGAAAAAGAAGCACTTGAAAATTTAAAAGAAAAAAAATATGAAGAGTATAAATATCAGTCATTGCTAGAGCAAAATTCAATTATCGATGAGCAAATATCATATAAAGTTGCTAGGTCTACTTTAGGAGGTTAATCGATGGAAAAAGAAGAAACTGGAAATGAGAAAAGACCGCTAAAATTAAGTATAATTATTTTTATTGCAATTTTTATAATTCTAGTTGTTGGATTGTTATTCTATTTTAATATTGGTGGAATCAGCAGTCATACTTTAAAATATTTAAGCAATATACCGATATTAAAAGGCTTAATACAGGTTAAACCAACAACTAATTATGCTGATGAGCTGAAAAAGTTGACTAGTGAACTTAATACAAAACAAAAAGAATTACAAAATGCGGAAGCAAGTTTAAGTGATAAACAAAAACAGATTGATGCATTGAAATCGCAGCTTCAAAAACAGCAAGATGAGATAAATAGTTTAAAAGTGCAGTCAAATGCAAAAAAGACTGATTTAAAGACTTTGGCTACTTATTATGAAAATATGGACCCGCAAAATGCAGCAAATATTTTGAATCAAATAACGGACAACAATATTTTGATAGGTATTTTAGGTAATATGAATAAAGACAATGCATCTAAAATACTAGAACAGTTAGATTCCAAAAAAGCTGCAGATATAACGAAAATACTATATACAAATGCCTCAACTATGCCATAGAAAGGAGATGATCAAATGATACAAGTTATGAATATTTTAAATGGAATTATGCCATCAAAAAGTGATGATAAATTTACAAACAAAAAAGTCTCAGATTTTAAAAGCTTTATTAAAGTTGTTCAAAATGGAAGCAAAGATGAAAATAAAAGCTTTAATAGCAATAAAAAAGAAACAATAAACATCAAACAGCTATCAGATATAATAAATATGATTTTGAATTTAATAAACAATAATTTAACTATCGACAAAGTTATAAGTCAATCGAATTTGCAACCATTAGAAGAAAGCATTATAAACCAATTGTGCAGTGCAATACAGAACAGTCAAAACAAAGATGAAATAAATATGCAATACTTGGTAAATACGATTACTAAAATATTGAATGAAAAGTTTGGTTTAAATATTGATTCAAAAGATATTTTAAGTTTATTAAAAAATACCAATATGGAAAATACGATAATTACAGTTGGTTCTAATGATGCGGATATAAAAGATGATAATATCAAGTTGAAATTAAGCACGAATAGTGATGATTTAAAACAGCAAATGGTAGCTGGCAGTGATAGCAAAAATATAAATACAGAGGCAAACAATAATGAAAAAAATACAAATATAAATAGCTTAACTGCAAAAACTGATAATAATTTAAAAGATGAAAATTTAAATCAAAACGGAAATCAGAGTAAAAATCAAGATTATAATAATGGTGAAGATGTTGACAGTCTTGTAACTGACAAAAATCAAAATATATCTAAAAAACTCGATAGCAAAATTGATCTAACAAAAGATAATAAAATAATTGACTTAAAACCTGACAACATTGTTGTTTTAAATGATAATCAAAATAAGCAATTAACTGTAAACACTGAAAAAATTTTAGATGCTAAAAACCCTATACAGACAACGGACATAATTGATCAAATTGTAAAAAATATTAACATAACAAAATCAGATACCGAGTCAAACATAAAAATTCAACTTAAACCTGATTTTTTAGGGAATATGGAGATCGACATAAAATCTATGAATGGAAGTTTAACGGCAAATATTTTAACTGACAACGAAAAAGTTAAGCATCAAATTGAAGCAAATTTAAACGTACTTAATAGTCAGTTGGAGTCAAAAGGTATAAAAATTGACAGCTTTAATGTATCTATCGATAGAAATATGCAATTTACATCACAATACAGCGGACAGGAAAATAGCGGTGAAAAATACAAAAATCAAAATAACAATAGAATAAGGATTAATTATGACGATTATGAAACTGCAGAGCTGGAATCACGTAGGTTTTTAACAGTTAATACTGTATCCAACGGCCATGTAGATGTGGTTGTATAAAGGAGGTGATAGTGTGGCAATAAATACTAATTACAATAATAGCTACATAAATACATATACTGATGGAACAAAAGTTACAAATCCAAATTCAGAATTAGGTAAAGATGAGTATTTGCAGCTTCTTGTCACTCAGCTGGAAAATCAAGATCCGTTAAATCCTATGGACGATAAAGAATTTATTGCGCAGATGGCACAATTTTCAGCTTTAGAGCAAATGCTAAACTTAAACAGCAGCTTTAATGCGGTTAAAGCCTATAGTTTATTGGGCAAGATAATTTCTGCAAATATAGATACAGACGGAAATAGTTCAACTATTAGTGGAAAAGTTGATGCAGTTAAATTTGATGGAAGTAATTATTATTTAGAAGTTCAGGGATCATATATCTCATTAGATTCAGTCACTTCCGTGTCAGAACAATAAAATTGAAATATAGAGATAGGAGGAATAATCATGTTGAGGTCAATGTATTCAGCAGTATCTGGTTTAAAAGCACATCAAGCTGAAATGGATGTTATAGGCAACAATATTGCTAATGTAAATACTGTTGGTTATAAGGCAAGCAGAATGACATTTAAAGAGATATTCAGTCAAACAATAAAAGGAGCATCAGCACCACAAGGTAGCGGTGGAGGTACAAATCCTCAGCAAGTTGGTCTTGGTGTTGCTATAGCATCGATAGATACTTTGTTTACAAATGGTGGTGCACAAAGAACAGACAATCCAACAGATTTATCAATAGATGGTAATGGATTTTTTATAGTGAATAATGGCGGTGCAAATTTATATACAAGAGCAGGAAATTTTTTCTTTGACTCAAATGGTGATCTTGTGACACCAGATGGATATAAGGTAATGGGTTGGATTTCTCAAGATGGAAAAACGGTAAATACAGACACTGGCAATTTGTCACCAATAAGCATTAAAAATTGGTCAAGTACATCACCTGCGTCTACTAAATCAATCCAATTAGGTGGAAATCTCGATGCAAGTACAAGTATTGGAAGCTCAGTCAGCTATAATGTTACTATATATGATTCACAAGGCGGAAGCCATGTAGCAACGATTCAATTTACTAAACAAGATAATGCAGGGAATTGGAGTGCTGAAATAACAAACTTTGACGGCAATGATTTGTCAACATCTCCAGTTGCTATAGGTACAATACAATTTGATTCAAATGGATTGATAATAGATCCAGCAGCAAGTGTTTTCTCAGTTAATGTATCATCATTACCGATTAGTGATATAAATGCGACTTTGGGAGATGGAACGAATATAACAATAGATCTTTCAAATCTTACCATGTATTCTGATTCAACAAATATACAAGAATTAAGTAAAGATGGAAATGAAGCCGGTTCAATAGAAAGTATAAATATAGACCAGTATGGAGTGGTAAGCGGGATTTACTCAAATGGCAGAACACAAGTGATTGGACAGATAGCACTAGCGGATTTTCAGAATACACAAGGTTTAGAAAAAGTAGGCAATACGATGTTTATAAATACAGTTAATTCTGGTGATTCCATGATTGGCGCTGCAAATACAGGAACTAGGGGCACCATAAACCCTGGAACGCTTGAAATGTCTAATGTTGATCTTGCTAATGAATTTGCTAATATGATTACAACGCAAAGAGGCTTTGAAGCGAATGCAAAGGTCATTACAGTATCAGATGAAATTTTGCAAGACCTTGTCAATCTAAAGAGGTGATGAAATTAATTTCATGATTTATTAAGAGGGGCTTTTAAGTGATTAATGTAACGAAGTTAAATGGTGACGAATTTACAGTAAATGCTGACATGATAGAATTTATAGAAGAAACTCCTGATACGGTTATAAGTTTGATTAGCGGCAAGAAGGTAGTTGTAAAGGAAAGAAAAGATGAGATTATTGAAAAAGTCATTGATTATAAACGAAAAATTTTTATTAAATAATTTAAGTCATTTAAAAGGAGAGGCCCAAAATAGTAAGAATTAATTTCTTAAATATAGTAGGGGTGTTGTCATGAAAAATAACATCATAATAATAATTTTGCTAGTAATAATCATAGCATTTGGAGGTGCATTTTTCTATTTCAATTATAATTCAAAACCGGCTAAAATAGTATATTATAATTATTCTCCGGGAGATGAATTTGTTACAAATTTAAAAGGTGATGATAAATTTATCAAAGCAGGCGTTGAACTAGAGGTTTATGACAAAAATGTATTAAACGAATTAAAAGATCAAAACCCAAAAATAAGAGATGCGATACTTCAAATTCTAAGAAATAAAACTGCTCAAGACTTGGAAGGTTCAGATGGACAAGCTAAACTTCAGAACGAAATAAAAAATAAAATCAACAAGATTTTAGGTGCAGATAAAATAACGAATGTTTATTTTGATGATTTTATTGTTCAATAGGAAGGAGAGTTCTCATGTCAGACATATTATCGCAGAATGAGATTGATGAATTATTAAAAGCAATGAATTCTGGTGAGTTTGATATTAAGGAGATTAAGGAAAGTCAGCAGGAGACGAGAATTAAACCATATGATTTCAGAAGGCCGAACAAATTTTCAAAGGAACAATTGAGAACTCTCCAAATGATTTTTGAAAACATGTCAAGAAGTTTTACAACTTTTTTATCAGGATATTTAAGAACACTTGTTCAAGTTTCAATAGTATCAGTTGAACAAATAACATATTACGAGTTTAGCAATTCGTTGACTAATCCTGTTTTTATTGCAGTAATTGATGCAAAACCTTTAGATGGGCCAATTATACTTGAATTTAACAATAGTACTACTTTTACTATAATTGATAAAATATTAGGTGGGATTGGAACTGCTGATACTGTAGAGAGAGATTACACCGAAATTGAAATGGGACTTTTAAGCCGAATTACAACACAACTTTTACCCTTGATTAAAGACGCTTGGATTAATGTTATAGAACTTAATCCTGAAATAACAAGGATAGAGACAAATTCACAATTTACGCAGATTATCTCTCCTAATGAAACTATTGCATTATGTACAATGTCTTTAAAAATAAACGATAATGAGGGACTGATAAATTTTTGTCTGCCACATATAACGATTGTTCCAATATTACCGCTCCTTACAACTAAAACTTGGTTTTCAAATGCAGAAAAACAGGCGTGCGATATTGGAATTATAAAAGATAGAATAAGTAATACATACATTCCATTAAGGGCAGTTATTGGCACGTCAAAGATAACAGTAAGAGATTTATTGAATTTTAATAAAGGTGATATTTTAGAAATAAATAAAAAATACAAAGATCCAATTGAAATAAAAATAAATGATGAAACAAAGTTTTTTGGTGTTCCAGGTATTAAAAATAAAAAATATTGCGTTCAGATAACTGAGATTTGCAGCGAAGGAGATGATGCTGATGAGTGATATACTATCACAAGATGAAATCAATGCATTATTAAGCGGAATGACTAACAATGATAATAATAGCAATGATGTGACACTAACTGAGGAAGAACAAGATGTTTTAGGAGAGATAGGAAATATTAGTTTTGGGACTTCTGCAACGACTTTGTTTACACTTTTGAGAAATAAAGTGACTATTACGACACCTAAAGTAAGCATAATTAACTGGGAAAATCTAAAGAAGGAATTTAATATACCATATGTAGGTGTTGAAGTAGAATATACAGAGGGAATTAAAGGTAATAATCTCTTAATATTAAAAGAACAAGATGTACTTCGCATTACTGATTTAATGATGGGTGGCGATGGAAATGTCACTGAAGGTGAAATAACGGAATTGCATTTAAGTGCAATCGGTGAAGCTATGAACCAAATGATAGGATCTGCATCTACTTCGTTATCAACTTTAATTGGTGAAAGCATCAACATATCGCCTCCCAGGGCTTTTGTTGTAGACTTTAATAAAGTTTTACCTGAAAATATTTCTTTTCCAGATGGTTATGTAGTAAAGATTGCATTTAAAATGGTGGTTGGAGAAATAATAGACAGCGAAATTATGCAGTTGATTCCAATTGCATTTGCAAAACGGCTTGTTGAGCAAGTTATGTCTAAAAATGTAGAAAATTCTCCTAAGGAATCTTTTCAAGGTGTACAAAATGATGATATAATAAATACTGGTACTAAAGGAATAAATAATGAATTTAGCGATGAAATTAAATCAACAGTTAAACATAAAGGTGAAAAAGTTGATGTAAAATCCGTTATCTTTAGAGACTTTGACGATGATGAAGATGAACCTACAACCGCAGAAAAAGAAAATATAAATTTAATTATGGATATCCCTTTAGATGTGACTGTAGAATTGGGCAGGACAAAAAAATTGATTAAAGATATACTTGAACTCAATGAAGGTTCAATAATAGAGCTTGATAAATTGGCAGGTGAGCCTGTAGATATATTAGTTAATGGGAAATTTATTGCCAAGGGAGAGGTTGTCGTTATTGATGAAAACTTTGGCGTGAGAATATTAGATATTGTAAAGCAAAGCAAAAGAATTAATTCATTATAATTTAAGGAGGAATTGATTATGAGCAAAATTATGATAGTAGATGACGCAGCTTTCATGAGAATGATGATAAAAGATATAATCACA
The nucleotide sequence above comes from Thermoanaerobacterium sp. CMT5567-10. Encoded proteins:
- the flgF gene encoding flagellar basal-body rod protein FlgF codes for the protein MLRSMYSAVSGLKAHQAEMDVIGNNIANVNTVGYKASRMTFKEIFSQTIKGASAPQGSGGGTNPQQVGLGVAIASIDTLFTNGGAQRTDNPTDLSIDGNGFFIVNNGGANLYTRAGNFFFDSNGDLVTPDGYKVMGWISQDGKTVNTDTGNLSPISIKNWSSTSPASTKSIQLGGNLDASTSIGSSVSYNVTIYDSQGGSHVATIQFTKQDNAGNWSAEITNFDGNDLSTSPVAIGTIQFDSNGLIIDPAASVFSVNVSSLPISDINATLGDGTNITIDLSNLTMYSDSTNIQELSKDGNEAGSIESINIDQYGVVSGIYSNGRTQVIGQIALADFQNTQGLEKVGNTMFINTVNSGDSMIGAANTGTRGTINPGTLEMSNVDLANEFANMITTQRGFEANAKVITVSDEILQDLVNLKR
- a CDS encoding flagellar FlbD family protein, which translates into the protein MINVTKLNGDEFTVNADMIEFIEETPDTVISLISGKKVVVKERKDEIIEKVIDYKRKIFIK
- the fliI gene encoding flagellar protein export ATPase FliI, with translation MISNNFFERYKTVLRDKSFIKYYGKVSQVVGLTIESIGPISNVGDVCEIKSINGNTIYAEVMGFKDDKVYLMPLGDMDGIGPGNSVISTGQKLKIGVGEELLGRVIDALGNPIDGKGPIKFKKLVSTNNVPPNPIERKRIREVMPLGIKAIDGLLTCGKGQRIGIFAGSGVGKSTLLGMIARNAKSDINVIALIGERGREVNEFIEKDLGKDGLKRSILVVSTSDTPALMRVKGAMTATSIAEYFRDQGLDVLFMMDSVTRFAMAQREIGLSIGEAPVSRGYTPSVFSVLPKLLERAGSAKNGSITALYTVLVDGDDLNEPITDAVRGILDGHVVLSRKLANKGQYPAIDILASISRVMNDIVSDEHKNLSSKFKSILSVYEESEDLINIGAYARGSNPKIDEAISLHDDMINYIKQNTDENYNFEDELNMLKNILNR
- the fliY gene encoding flagellar motor switch phosphatase FliY, producing the protein MSDILSQDEINALLSGMTNNDNNSNDVTLTEEEQDVLGEIGNISFGTSATTLFTLLRNKVTITTPKVSIINWENLKKEFNIPYVGVEVEYTEGIKGNNLLILKEQDVLRITDLMMGGDGNVTEGEITELHLSAIGEAMNQMIGSASTSLSTLIGESINISPPRAFVVDFNKVLPENISFPDGYVVKIAFKMVVGEIIDSEIMQLIPIAFAKRLVEQVMSKNVENSPKESFQGVQNDDIINTGTKGINNEFSDEIKSTVKHKGEKVDVKSVIFRDFDDDEDEPTTAEKENINLIMDIPLDVTVELGRTKKLIKDILELNEGSIIELDKLAGEPVDILVNGKFIAKGEVVVIDENFGVRILDIVKQSKRINSL
- a CDS encoding flagellar hook capping FlgD N-terminal domain-containing protein; amino-acid sequence: MAINTNYNNSYINTYTDGTKVTNPNSELGKDEYLQLLVTQLENQDPLNPMDDKEFIAQMAQFSALEQMLNLNSSFNAVKAYSLLGKIISANIDTDGNSSTISGKVDAVKFDGSNYYLEVQGSYISLDSVTSVSEQ
- a CDS encoding MotE family protein codes for the protein MEKEETGNEKRPLKLSIIIFIAIFIILVVGLLFYFNIGGISSHTLKYLSNIPILKGLIQVKPTTNYADELKKLTSELNTKQKELQNAEASLSDKQKQIDALKSQLQKQQDEINSLKVQSNAKKTDLKTLATYYENMDPQNAANILNQITDNNILIGILGNMNKDNASKILEQLDSKKAADITKILYTNASTMP
- a CDS encoding flagellar export protein FliJ, which gives rise to MKKFRYSLETVLNIKEQKQKMEKEKLALLISKYELQKNKLNEILIKINETLEKNEMNAVMGISIMNLKQFNLYLETLYEKYNEQNEILKALEDEIEKERRKLSDVSKEKEALENLKEKKYEEYKYQSLLEQNSIIDEQISYKVARSTLGG
- the fliL gene encoding flagellar basal body-associated protein FliL, producing MKNNIIIIILLVIIIAFGGAFFYFNYNSKPAKIVYYNYSPGDEFVTNLKGDDKFIKAGVELEVYDKNVLNELKDQNPKIRDAILQILRNKTAQDLEGSDGQAKLQNEIKNKINKILGADKITNVYFDDFIVQ
- a CDS encoding flagellar hook-length control protein FliK, coding for MIQVMNILNGIMPSKSDDKFTNKKVSDFKSFIKVVQNGSKDENKSFNSNKKETINIKQLSDIINMILNLINNNLTIDKVISQSNLQPLEESIINQLCSAIQNSQNKDEINMQYLVNTITKILNEKFGLNIDSKDILSLLKNTNMENTIITVGSNDADIKDDNIKLKLSTNSDDLKQQMVAGSDSKNINTEANNNEKNTNINSLTAKTDNNLKDENLNQNGNQSKNQDYNNGEDVDSLVTDKNQNISKKLDSKIDLTKDNKIIDLKPDNIVVLNDNQNKQLTVNTEKILDAKNPIQTTDIIDQIVKNINITKSDTESNIKIQLKPDFLGNMEIDIKSMNGSLTANILTDNEKVKHQIEANLNVLNSQLESKGIKIDSFNVSIDRNMQFTSQYSGQENSGEKYKNQNNNRIRINYDDYETAELESRRFLTVNTVSNGHVDVVV
- the fliM gene encoding flagellar motor switch protein FliM yields the protein MSDILSQNEIDELLKAMNSGEFDIKEIKESQQETRIKPYDFRRPNKFSKEQLRTLQMIFENMSRSFTTFLSGYLRTLVQVSIVSVEQITYYEFSNSLTNPVFIAVIDAKPLDGPIILEFNNSTTFTIIDKILGGIGTADTVERDYTEIEMGLLSRITTQLLPLIKDAWINVIELNPEITRIETNSQFTQIISPNETIALCTMSLKINDNEGLINFCLPHITIVPILPLLTTKTWFSNAEKQACDIGIIKDRISNTYIPLRAVIGTSKITVRDLLNFNKGDILEINKKYKDPIEIKINDETKFFGVPGIKNKKYCVQITEICSEGDDADE